The Azospirillum sp. TSH100 region GCCGACCAGCCGGTCCGCCGTCGCCTTGCATCCGGCATCGCCGGACGGATCGACGGCGCGGGTCAGGATCGTCGCGGTGTCCAGCTTCTCTCCGGTCGCCGCGAAATGGTCGGCCGCCACCGCCGGCCCCGACACGTAATTTTCCAGGCAACCATGCTTGCCGCAGTAGCAGGCCGGCCCCGGCCGCTCGCCTTCGGTCGGCCAGGGCAACGGGTTGTGACCCCACTCCCCGGCGATGGCGTTGCGTCCGCCCAGCACCCGGCCGTGAACGACGATCCCCGCCCCGCAGCCGGTGCCGAGGATCGCCGCGAACACCACACCGCAGCCGGCCCCGGCGCCGTCGGTCGCCTCCGACACCGCAAGGCAGTTGGCGTCATTCTCGATCCGCACCGGCCGGGCGAGCGCCTGGGTCAGATCGCGCGTGAAGTCGCGGCCGATCAGCCATGTGGAATTGGCGTTCTTCACCAGCCCGGTGGCGGGAGAGATGGCGCCGGGAATGCCCAAGCCCACCGTCGCCTTGCCGCCGGCGGGGATTTCCGCCTCCAGCCGGGCGACCAGATCGCGGATCGTCCTGACGCTGCCGTCGTAATCGCCTTTCAGCGTGGGAACTCTGTGGCGCGCCAGCTGGTTGCCGTTTCGGTCGAGCAGAATACCCTCGGTCTTGGTGCCACCCAGGTCGATGCCGATGCGGTACCCGCTTCCATACCCTGTTCCGGTTTCCGTTCCGGCCGATTGCGATCCGGTGGCTGCCATGCCCTGTCATCCATCCAACTGTCCTGTGCCCATCCATAGCGTCGCAGCCCCCCTTCCGTCCAGCGACGGACGGCGACCATGGCCGGATGGGCGCTGTTCGAACCGACGACCGTATCTGTCGGCAGATTCGCGTTGCTTCCTCGCCGCGTCGATGGGACAAAACGCAAGCAGCGGCCAAATCCCATTGACCCGTCACGGCGTTCGGGTAGAAGGTCGCCGACTGTCGGGCGATGCCGATCTCCGCCCGACCCCGTCCTATTGTACCGCGCCACCGGAGCCCCTGATGAGTCGCCAGCGCGCCGCCCTCCGCCATTCTCTCAAAGCCCTGACCGGCGCCGCCGTCCTCGGCGCGCTGCTCGCCCTGCCGGCGTCCGCCGGCGCTGCCACCAAGGAGCCCGCGAAGCCGGCCGCTGCCAAGGCGGCTCGCCCGGCGAAGTCGAGCGCTCCGGCCGCGCCCGCCTGCTACAACCGCGCCGAACATGCGGCCGAGCAGCTGATGCGCATGCACACCGAGATGATGGTGATCGGCCTGACCTGCCGTACGGTCGTCCCGGAGAAGAAGCCCTTCGACCTGTACCAGGACTTTTCGGTCAAGAACCGGGCCCTCCTGTCCAGCTCGGAAGCGTCGCTGATCAGCTACTACAAGCGTTCGGGCGCCGGCGGCAACGCCACCCGCCAGTTCGACATGTTCCGGACGGAGCTGGCGAACGAGATCAGCCGCCGTGCCGCCACCATCGGCATCCCGCAATATTGCGCCAATTTCGTCGACCGCTCGGTCGCCGCCAAGGATCTGACTGCGGACGACCTGCGCACCCTGACCAGTGACGAGAAGGGCGCCGGCCTGATGCATCTGGCGAGCCGCCCGCTCTGCGACGTCAAGGTGGTCAGCAATCCGGACCCGGTCATCGCCGTCGCCTCGGCCGCGCCGGCTCCGGCAGCGACGCCGAAGGCGACGACCGCCAAGGCGAAGCCGGCCAAGGCCGCCGCTCCGGCCAAGCCGAAGCAGAAGGTCGCGGCCGCCCCGGCCACGCAGTCCGTCACCGTCCGCTGACGTTCCGACCGTCTGCATCGTGTTGCAGAACGCCCTGCCGGCAATCGCCGGTGGGGCGTTTCGCATTTTCAGCCTTTGGCCTTGGCGGCGACGCATGCGGGCAGCACAAATCTGTCTTGCAAAAATCCGTCAGGCTGGTACTACCGAAAAGGTCAGGAGGGGCACCCGTGAGCCGGCCCGGCCGGATCGCAGGAACCGCCTCCGAACAGGAAAAACCATGGTCCGTCAGACCAATAGACGGAACTCCGGATGATACGGCATTCCGTTTGGTGACTGGACGGGCTGCACCAGACAGAGTGCACCAGACAGGGGGGCTGCTGTTGCGAGACCGGTGTGCCGAGTGTGCCCGTGCCGCCGCACCCTGCCTTTGCGCCGCGCTGAAGGTGGGATGAGGATATGGACTATTTTCTTCAGCAATTGATCAACGGGCTGTCGCTTGGTGCGATTTACGGCCTGATCGCGATTGGCTACACGATGGTGTACGGCATCATCGGCATGATCAACTTCGCCCATGGCGAGATTTACATGATCGGGTCCTTCGTGGCGCTGATCACCTTCCTTGCCATCGGCGCGCTGGGCATCACCTGGGTGCCCTTGGCGCTGCTGATCATGCTGCTCGCCTCCATGCTGTTCACCAGCGTCTATGGCTGGACGGTGGAGCGCATCGCCTACCGGCCGCTGCGCTCCTCGCCGCGGCTGGCGCCGCTGATCTCCGCCATCGGCATGTCGATCTTCCTGCAGAACTACATCCAGATCCTCCAGGGCGCCCGCTCCAAGCCGCTGCAGCCCATCCTGCCCGGCAACCTCACCCTGATGGACGGCGCCGTCTCCGTCAGCTACGTCCGCCTCGCCACCATCATCATCACCCTGGTCCTGATGGTCGGCTTCACCATGCTGATCAACCGCACCTCGCTGGGCCGCGCCCAGCGGGCGTGCGAGCAGGACAAGAAGATGGCCGGGCTGCTCGGCGTCAACGTCGACCGCGTCATCTCGCTGACCTTCGTCATGGGCGCCGCGCTGGCCGCCGTCGCCGGCATGATGGTGCTGCTGATCTATGGCGTCATCGACTTCTACATCGGCTTCCTGGCCGGCGTGAAAAGCTTCACCGCCGCCGTGCTCGGCGGCGTCGGCTCGCTGCCCGGCGCCATGCTCGGCGGCGTCGTCATCGGCCTGATCGAGGCCTTCTGGTCGGGCTATGTCGGCTCCGAATGGAAGGACGTCGCCACCTTCTCCATCCTCGTCCTCGTCCTGATCTTCCGGCCCACCGGCCTGCTCGGCCGGCCCGAGATCGAGAAGGTGTAAGCGCCATGACCACCCCTTCCCACGCGCCGTCGCACCCCCATTACCACATCAACGGCAAGCGCCCCGGCGTCGACTGGGCCGCCACCGTCAAGGACGCCGGCCTCGCCGCCTTCGTGGCATTGCTGCTGACCGTGCCGCTGGTGGGCCTGCGCACGGTGGACCGCCCCACCGGCCTCGGCATCGAGGCCCGGCCGGAGGAGGTCATCGCCTCGCTGCTGCTGGTCTTCCTCGGCCGGCTCGGGCTCGGGCTGATCCGCCAGGGCATGGCGCTGCCGGTGCTGATCCTGGCGCTGGTCTGCGCCGGCGTCGGGCTGGTGCTGCCGATGCCGACCCAGGTGCTGCGCCTGGTGCTGGTGCTGGGCGGCGGCGTCATCGCGCTGCGCGCCGCCATGACGGTGGCCACCGGCCGCTCCAAGCTGTCCCAGGCCGACCGCGACAAGCGCATGGACCGCGTCGCCGCCAAGGTGCAGCACGCCAGCCGCTACATCGGCCCGGTCGCCGTCGCCTTCGCCGCGGTGCTGCCGCTGACCCCGCTGGCCGACCGCATGATCCTGGACATCGGCATCCTGCTGCTGACCTACATCATGCTGGGCTGGGGCCTGAACATCGTGGTGGGCCTCGCCGGCCTGCTCGATCTCGGCTATGTCGCCTTCTACGCCGTCGGCGCCTACAGCTACGCGCTGCTCGCCCATTACTTCGGGCTCAGCTTCTGGCTCTGCCTGCCGCTGGCGGGCCTGCTGGCCGCCTGCTCGGGCGTGCTGCTGGGCTTCCCGGTGCTGCGGCTGCGCGGCGACTATTTCGCCATCGTGACCTTGGGCTTCGGCGAGATCATCCGCATCATCCTGGTCAACTGGTACCAGTTCACCGGCGGCCCCAACGGCATCTCCGGCATCCCGCGCCCGAGCTTCTTCGGCATCGCCGACTTCAGCCGCACGCCGGCCGAGGGCATGGCCGCCTTCCACGAGCTGTTCGGGCTGGAGTTCTCGCCGCTCCACCGCATCATCTTCCTCTACTACCTCATCCTGGCGCTGGCGCTGGTGGTGAACCTGTTCACGCTGCGCGTGCGCAAGCTGCCGCTGGGCCGGGCCTGGGAGGCTCTGCGCGAGGACGACATCGCCTGTGCGTCGCTCGGCATCAACCGCACCAACATGAAGCTGGCGGCCTTCGCCATCGCGGCGATGTTCGGCGGCTTCGCCGGGTCCTTCTTCGCGACGCGCCAGGGCTTCATCAGCCCGGAGAGCTTCACCTTCATCGAGTCGGCGATCATCCTGGCCATCGTGGTGCTGGGCGGCATGGGCAGCCAGATCGGCGTGGTGGTGGCCACGCTGCTGGTGATCGGCCTGCCGGAAGCGTTCCGCGAGCTGGCCGACTACCGCATGCTGGCCTTCGGCGCCGGCATGGTGGTGATCATGCTGTGGCGTCCGCGCGGCCTGCTGGCCCACCGCGACCCGACCATCCTCCTGCATGGCGGCAAGAAAGCCGCCGCGACGGGAGCCGCCAAATGAGCGTCGCGACGATGAATACCGACAAGCCTTTGCTGAGCGTCGAACACCTGACCATGCGCTTCGGCGGCCTGGTGGCGAACAACGACGTGTCGTTCGAGGCGCGGGCGGGCGAGATCACCGCGCTGATCGGCCCGAACGGCGCCGGCAAGACGACGCTGTTCAACTGCGTCACCGGCTTCTACACGCCGACGGTGGGGCGGCTGACGCTGCGCCACCCCGCCGGCAAGGAGTT contains the following coding sequences:
- a CDS encoding ROK family protein, whose amino-acid sequence is MAATGSQSAGTETGTGYGSGYRIGIDLGGTKTEGILLDRNGNQLARHRVPTLKGDYDGSVRTIRDLVARLEAEIPAGGKATVGLGIPGAISPATGLVKNANSTWLIGRDFTRDLTQALARPVRIENDANCLAVSEATDGAGAGCGVVFAAILGTGCGAGIVVHGRVLGGRNAIAGEWGHNPLPWPTEGERPGPACYCGKHGCLENYVSGPAVAADHFAATGEKLDTATILTRAVDPSGDAGCKATADRLVGRLARGLAAVANLLDPDVIVLGGGLSNADLLYERLPAAMQPWAFSDRLDTPVRRARHGDSSGVRGAAWLWRPGEMPPETSAG
- a CDS encoding branched-chain amino acid ABC transporter permease LivH (LivHMGF is the membrane component of the LIV-I/LS branched-chain amino acid transporter), with protein sequence MDYFLQQLINGLSLGAIYGLIAIGYTMVYGIIGMINFAHGEIYMIGSFVALITFLAIGALGITWVPLALLIMLLASMLFTSVYGWTVERIAYRPLRSSPRLAPLISAIGMSIFLQNYIQILQGARSKPLQPILPGNLTLMDGAVSVSYVRLATIIITLVLMVGFTMLINRTSLGRAQRACEQDKKMAGLLGVNVDRVISLTFVMGAALAAVAGMMVLLIYGVIDFYIGFLAGVKSFTAAVLGGVGSLPGAMLGGVVIGLIEAFWSGYVGSEWKDVATFSILVLVLIFRPTGLLGRPEIEKV
- the livM gene encoding high-affinity branched-chain amino acid ABC transporter permease LivM; the encoded protein is MTTPSHAPSHPHYHINGKRPGVDWAATVKDAGLAAFVALLLTVPLVGLRTVDRPTGLGIEARPEEVIASLLLVFLGRLGLGLIRQGMALPVLILALVCAGVGLVLPMPTQVLRLVLVLGGGVIALRAAMTVATGRSKLSQADRDKRMDRVAAKVQHASRYIGPVAVAFAAVLPLTPLADRMILDIGILLLTYIMLGWGLNIVVGLAGLLDLGYVAFYAVGAYSYALLAHYFGLSFWLCLPLAGLLAACSGVLLGFPVLRLRGDYFAIVTLGFGEIIRIILVNWYQFTGGPNGISGIPRPSFFGIADFSRTPAEGMAAFHELFGLEFSPLHRIIFLYYLILALALVVNLFTLRVRKLPLGRAWEALREDDIACASLGINRTNMKLAAFAIAAMFGGFAGSFFATRQGFISPESFTFIESAIILAIVVLGGMGSQIGVVVATLLVIGLPEAFRELADYRMLAFGAGMVVIMLWRPRGLLAHRDPTILLHGGKKAAATGAAK